A DNA window from Acetobacter aceti NBRC 14818 contains the following coding sequences:
- a CDS encoding adenosine deaminase family protein: MQAMIRRLLPALLSLPFVTVAFAASPDSSEQAAVSSRFEALRTNPQELPLFMRAFPKGADLHNHLVGAIYAERLLEWAKQDQLCVNPDTGAIGPTRCAFGFHTSKDAIPAAQIMQDQALYTQTIDALSMRNFVPSPQDRSGHDHFFATFDKFLPATAAHDADMLVDALSQAARDHVTYVELMVSPQLNAVARLGSSYRINRESDIAQAEIRVVPHLNHLVKLAREETDTMERKARATMKCGTSEAVPGCHVAVRYLYQTIRTMPPGMVLAQIAFGYTLATADSRFVGINIVGPEDNPIAMQDYTLHMQMFHTLSERWPKVKLSLHAGELSPGLVAPSGLDNHIRQAVEIAGASRIGHGVDIMQEHDPYGLLAEMAQRNILVEINLSSNEQILNVKDNAHPFVTYRSHGVPVALSTDDEGVSRITLTDEYLRAAKTYALSYTDLKDLSRMGLEHGFVAGKSLWDSTKPFHRVPACADIDAREAEPEGLCRELLAHSQKARLEWDLENQFSQFEHQVVTGQPFQN; this comes from the coding sequence ATGCAGGCCATGATCCGACGCCTTCTGCCGGCTCTGCTGAGCCTCCCGTTTGTCACTGTGGCGTTCGCCGCCTCTCCGGACAGTTCTGAACAGGCGGCTGTTTCCAGCCGTTTCGAGGCCCTTCGCACCAACCCGCAGGAGCTTCCCCTCTTCATGCGGGCCTTCCCGAAGGGCGCGGATCTGCACAACCATCTGGTCGGCGCAATTTATGCGGAGCGTCTGCTGGAGTGGGCGAAACAGGATCAGCTTTGCGTGAACCCGGACACAGGGGCGATCGGTCCGACGCGCTGCGCTTTCGGATTTCACACCTCAAAGGACGCGATCCCCGCCGCCCAGATCATGCAGGATCAGGCTCTCTATACGCAGACGATCGACGCTCTCTCGATGCGGAATTTTGTCCCGTCGCCGCAGGACCGGTCGGGTCATGACCACTTCTTTGCGACATTCGACAAGTTCCTGCCCGCCACAGCCGCTCATGACGCCGACATGCTGGTGGACGCGCTCTCCCAGGCGGCGCGGGATCATGTCACCTACGTGGAACTGATGGTGTCACCACAGCTGAACGCCGTGGCCCGGTTGGGCTCGTCTTACAGGATCAACCGTGAGAGCGACATCGCGCAGGCAGAAATCCGCGTCGTGCCCCATCTCAACCATCTGGTGAAACTGGCGCGGGAAGAGACGGACACCATGGAACGCAAGGCCCGTGCGACCATGAAGTGCGGAACCAGCGAGGCCGTCCCCGGTTGTCATGTTGCCGTCCGCTATCTGTATCAAACAATCAGAACGATGCCTCCGGGCATGGTGCTGGCCCAGATCGCTTTCGGCTACACGCTGGCCACTGCTGACAGCCGCTTTGTCGGCATCAATATTGTCGGACCAGAAGACAATCCGATCGCCATGCAGGATTACACGCTGCATATGCAGATGTTCCACACACTTTCGGAACGCTGGCCAAAAGTAAAACTCTCCCTGCATGCCGGTGAACTGTCTCCGGGTCTGGTTGCTCCGAGCGGGCTCGACAATCATATCCGGCAGGCTGTTGAAATTGCCGGAGCGTCGCGCATCGGACATGGCGTGGACATCATGCAGGAACATGATCCGTATGGTCTGCTCGCGGAAATGGCGCAGCGGAATATCCTCGTCGAGATCAATCTGAGCAGCAATGAACAGATCCTGAACGTCAAGGACAACGCCCATCCGTTCGTGACCTATCGCTCGCACGGAGTGCCTGTCGCGCTGTCCACGGATGACGAAGGCGTTTCACGCATTACCCTGACCGACGAATATCTCCGGGCCGCGAAAACCTATGCCCTGTCCTATACCGATCTGAAGGACCTGTCCCGTATGGGGCTGGAGCACGGATTTGTCGCAGGCAAAAGTCTGTGGGATTCCACAAAACCTTTTCATCGCGTGCCCGCCTGTGCGGATATCGACGCCAGAGAAGCAGAGCCGGAGGGCTTGTGTCGAGAACTGCTCGCACACAGTCAGAAAGCCCGACTGGAATGGGATCTCGAAAATCAGTTCAGCCAGTTTGAACATCAGGTTGTCACCGGACAACCGTTCCAGAACTGA
- the hslO gene encoding Hsp33 family molecular chaperone HslO: protein MDTPAFLDRDRPDVPDIVVPGGVTPFHLAGRPVRGRLVRPGKLADAILTRHKHAPAISALGGKALALVAGLASALKFQGSFSLQIKGDGPVSLLLADCTDTGGLRFYARQDQEQLDALLASGKQITDRDLTGNGYLALTVDQGPEMDRHQGIVEITGDSLADMAMHYFQTSEQHACWTMLAAQQTEAGWRSGALILERIAGGGGSDADADHSDVLDEQGEDAWNTALALAGTLTDAELLDDALPAEQLLYRLFHEEDLVVGQSRALAYGCRCSKAKLSDVLSRFSDDDLDHMVEDGVIKMTCEFCNHDFCFDRKEVGTTASAN, encoded by the coding sequence TTGGACACCCCTGCGTTTCTTGATCGCGATCGACCGGATGTGCCGGATATCGTTGTCCCCGGGGGGGTGACGCCTTTCCATCTGGCCGGTCGACCAGTGCGCGGACGTCTGGTCCGCCCCGGAAAGCTGGCGGACGCCATCCTCACGCGCCATAAGCACGCGCCCGCCATCTCCGCTCTTGGCGGCAAAGCGCTGGCGCTTGTCGCCGGACTGGCCAGCGCCCTGAAATTTCAGGGCTCCTTCTCGTTGCAGATCAAGGGGGACGGACCTGTCAGTCTTCTGCTGGCGGACTGCACCGATACCGGTGGCCTCCGGTTTTATGCCCGACAGGATCAGGAGCAGCTGGATGCGCTGCTTGCCTCCGGCAAACAGATCACCGACCGGGACCTGACAGGAAACGGCTACCTCGCCCTGACGGTCGATCAGGGGCCGGAAATGGACCGGCATCAGGGGATTGTTGAAATCACGGGTGACAGCCTCGCCGACATGGCGATGCATTATTTCCAGACCAGTGAGCAGCATGCCTGCTGGACCATGCTGGCGGCGCAGCAGACCGAGGCAGGCTGGCGGTCCGGCGCTCTTATCCTTGAGCGGATTGCCGGTGGTGGTGGTTCGGACGCCGACGCCGATCACTCCGATGTTCTTGATGAGCAGGGCGAGGATGCGTGGAACACAGCCCTTGCGCTCGCCGGAACGCTGACGGACGCTGAGCTGCTGGATGACGCGCTTCCGGCTGAACAGTTGCTGTACCGCCTGTTCCATGAAGAGGATCTGGTCGTTGGACAGTCCCGGGCTCTGGCCTATGGGTGCCGCTGTTCGAAAGCGAAACTGTCCGATGTTCTCTCGCGTTTTTCCGATGACGATCTTGATCACATGGTCGAGGACGGCGTCATCAAGATGACGTGCGAGTTCTGCAACCATGACTTCTGTTTTGACCGCAAGGAAGTCGGCACAACGGCCTCTGCGAATTGA
- the urtE gene encoding urea ABC transporter ATP-binding subunit UrtE yields MDTLLDVNDLHVAYGASEVLHGINLRIAQGEILVLMGRNGMGKSTLMKSLIGNMGIRSGTIRLEGTELAALAAYDRVKAGLAYVPQGRMVFPAMTVKENIETGLFVRGKSSIPDKLYTLFPVLKEMGTRRGGNLSGGQQQQLAIARALATEPKLLLLDEPTEGIQPSIIREMARTLRRIRDESGLGIMVSEQVLSFALDVADRIIVIEGGHIVHETTRADADIDQLTRFLSV; encoded by the coding sequence ATGGACACACTGCTGGATGTAAACGACCTTCACGTCGCTTACGGAGCCAGCGAAGTTCTGCATGGCATCAATCTGCGGATCGCCCAGGGAGAGATTCTGGTTCTGATGGGACGAAACGGGATGGGCAAAAGCACACTCATGAAGTCCCTGATTGGCAATATGGGCATCCGGTCGGGAACAATTCGTCTGGAAGGAACAGAGTTGGCAGCACTGGCTGCCTATGATCGTGTAAAGGCCGGTTTGGCCTATGTGCCACAGGGGCGGATGGTCTTTCCAGCGATGACTGTGAAGGAAAATATCGAAACCGGTTTGTTCGTGCGCGGAAAATCAAGCATTCCGGACAAGCTGTACACCCTGTTTCCTGTGCTGAAAGAAATGGGAACACGGCGGGGAGGCAATCTTTCCGGCGGTCAGCAACAGCAGCTTGCCATTGCCAGAGCTCTGGCGACTGAACCGAAACTGCTGCTGCTGGACGAACCGACGGAAGGGATCCAGCCGTCAATCATCCGGGAGATGGCGAGGACACTCCGCAGAATTCGTGACGAAAGCGGACTTGGCATCATGGTGTCGGAACAGGTGCTCAGTTTCGCGCTGGACGTAGCAGACCGGATCATCGTGATCGAAGGCGGGCATATTGTGCATGAAACAACGCGTGCAGATGCGGATATTGACCAGTTGACGCGCTTTCTGTCCGTATGA
- a CDS encoding M1 family metallopeptidase: MLKKQSSPHFVSRTGRVVLKRGAICPKWRSLRVVLLLTAFALPCPLTTLHAADTGATPVQEAGRIFAPLAYPDAPNGYRSGSGRRGPQAWQNRADYDIKVTIDPTNRTLSGSEIITYTNNSPDPLDVLWVQLDQNIYREGSRADFANPERHEHHTDGIAIESVSIEDEGRSTPLVPAIFDTRMQLELADPMQKGEKRKIRIVWHYTVPGEWGGRTAVSSSKNGDIYEIAQFYPRMAVYDDIRGWDAAPYLGQEFYLEYGDFDYSVTVPSRFVVAGSGALVNPSEVLTQEQRDRLAQAAKSEQRIMIRTQAEVEAPPLPQPQPQTEASSSKKGSEPDKKAEAPEPATRTWHFRMSNTRDVAFMASAAFLWDAAKLDLPPLSTGNEKDKQPAPRLAMSFYPVEGIGAHGWDRSTAYVKHAIEYFSSQWSPYPWPNAINAAGHGASMEYPGIAFEDAKKRDPDLFAMTTHELGHQWFPMMVGSNERRHAFMDEGFDTFIDTLASTHFNGGEFAPKRDAEYAAQSGKPAIDIVSLLKDRDAPVLMAPSDTVSETYRHDLTYFKSAYGLTLLREQILGPDRFDRALRAYIKEWSFHHPTPSDFFRFMNSETGEDLSWFWRGWYFNNWAADYAVGPVSYAGNDPKNGAVIPVINKGRLPLPVVLQVTWMDGSSARIRIPTEAWMLRSQLNVQVAGTQLVRTAILDPDKAIPDIDRSNNSFGEIPTAFPAATGH; this comes from the coding sequence ATGCTGAAGAAACAGTCATCCCCCCATTTCGTTTCCCGGACCGGGCGGGTGGTGCTGAAACGCGGCGCGATCTGCCCGAAATGGCGGAGTTTGCGCGTTGTACTCCTGCTGACGGCCTTCGCGTTACCTTGCCCCCTGACGACTCTTCACGCGGCGGATACGGGAGCGACACCGGTGCAGGAGGCGGGCAGAATCTTCGCGCCTCTGGCCTATCCCGATGCGCCGAACGGCTATCGTTCCGGCAGCGGCCGGAGAGGACCGCAGGCATGGCAGAACCGGGCTGACTACGACATCAAGGTGACGATCGACCCGACCAACCGGACCCTGTCCGGCAGCGAGATCATCACCTACACGAATAACAGCCCTGACCCGCTGGACGTGCTGTGGGTGCAACTCGACCAGAACATCTATAGGGAAGGTTCGCGAGCGGATTTTGCCAATCCCGAGCGGCATGAGCATCATACCGACGGCATCGCCATCGAGAGTGTGTCCATCGAGGATGAGGGGCGCAGTACGCCTCTGGTGCCGGCCATCTTCGATACACGCATGCAGCTTGAACTGGCTGACCCGATGCAGAAGGGAGAGAAGCGGAAGATCCGCATTGTCTGGCATTATACTGTGCCGGGAGAGTGGGGTGGACGCACCGCCGTTTCTTCCAGCAAGAACGGCGATATCTACGAGATAGCGCAGTTCTACCCCCGTATGGCGGTGTATGATGACATCCGCGGATGGGACGCTGCGCCCTATCTCGGTCAGGAATTTTATCTGGAATACGGGGATTTCGATTACAGCGTCACCGTACCGTCGCGTTTTGTCGTCGCGGGTTCAGGTGCGCTGGTGAACCCTTCCGAAGTGCTGACACAGGAACAGCGCGACCGTCTGGCGCAGGCGGCGAAAAGCGAACAGCGGATCATGATCCGTACGCAGGCGGAGGTTGAGGCGCCCCCACTTCCGCAGCCCCAACCCCAGACTGAAGCATCATCCTCGAAGAAGGGCAGTGAGCCGGACAAAAAAGCAGAGGCACCGGAGCCCGCGACCAGAACATGGCATTTCCGGATGTCCAATACCCGCGACGTGGCGTTCATGGCCTCCGCCGCGTTCCTGTGGGATGCCGCCAAGCTGGATCTGCCGCCTCTCTCAACAGGGAACGAAAAGGACAAACAGCCCGCACCCCGTCTGGCCATGTCCTTCTATCCGGTTGAAGGCATTGGCGCGCATGGATGGGACCGGTCCACGGCCTATGTGAAACATGCGATTGAGTATTTCTCGTCGCAATGGTCCCCTTATCCTTGGCCGAACGCCATCAATGCGGCAGGACATGGCGCGAGCATGGAATATCCCGGCATCGCCTTTGAGGACGCGAAAAAGCGGGACCCTGACCTGTTCGCCATGACGACCCATGAACTCGGTCACCAGTGGTTTCCCATGATGGTCGGGTCGAATGAACGACGTCACGCTTTCATGGATGAAGGGTTCGATACCTTTATCGACACGCTGGCATCCACCCATTTCAACGGCGGAGAATTTGCCCCGAAGCGGGATGCGGAATACGCGGCGCAAAGCGGTAAACCCGCCATCGACATCGTCTCGCTGCTCAAGGACAGGGATGCGCCTGTTCTCATGGCGCCTTCGGACACGGTTTCAGAGACATACCGGCATGATCTGACCTATTTCAAATCGGCTTACGGACTGACGTTGTTGAGGGAGCAGATCCTCGGACCGGATCGCTTTGACCGGGCTTTGCGTGCCTACATAAAGGAGTGGTCTTTTCATCATCCCACGCCGTCAGATTTCTTCCGTTTCATGAACAGCGAGACGGGTGAGGACCTCTCCTGGTTCTGGCGTGGCTGGTATTTCAATAACTGGGCGGCGGATTATGCGGTCGGGCCAGTGTCTTACGCCGGAAACGATCCGAAAAACGGCGCTGTCATCCCGGTCATCAACAAGGGACGTCTGCCGTTGCCGGTGGTCCTGCAGGTGACATGGATGGACGGCAGTTCCGCCCGTATCCGCATTCCCACGGAGGCGTGGATGCTGCGCAGTCAACTGAATGTGCAGGTTGCCGGCACCCAGCTTGTCCGTACCGCCATCCTTGATCCTGACAAGGCTATTCCGGACATTGACCGCAGCAACAACAGTTTCGGGGAGATCCCGACGGCATTTCCGGCAGCTACCGGCCATTGA
- the urtD gene encoding urea ABC transporter ATP-binding protein UrtD, with amino-acid sequence MTTTNEPLLEVEGLSVSFDGFKAVDDLSFRINRGEIRVIIGPNGAGKTTVLDLICGRTAATSGSIRFAGRELTRMKEYDIVRSGVGRKFQTPSVYEDLTVFENLEISYPRGRGVFEALFFRQDRAMLERINEIAAMIYLDGKLDQKASGLSHGQKQWLEIGMLLIQDPALLMLDEPVAGMTISERVRTAELLQRIIQSRSVLVIEHDMGFVEKIAHQVTVLHQGRIISDGSMEHVKNDPKVVEVYLGH; translated from the coding sequence ATGACAACGACAAACGAACCACTTCTGGAAGTTGAAGGACTGAGTGTTTCTTTTGACGGCTTCAAGGCTGTTGATGATTTGTCATTCCGCATCAATCGCGGCGAGATCCGCGTCATCATTGGACCGAATGGTGCAGGCAAGACAACAGTGCTGGATCTGATCTGTGGTCGTACGGCCGCCACCTCCGGGTCCATCCGTTTCGCCGGACGCGAACTGACGCGGATGAAGGAATACGACATCGTGCGCTCAGGCGTAGGGCGGAAATTTCAGACACCTTCCGTTTATGAAGATCTGACGGTGTTTGAAAATCTGGAGATATCCTACCCTCGCGGTCGAGGGGTTTTCGAGGCTCTGTTTTTTCGACAGGACCGCGCCATGTTGGAACGCATCAACGAAATTGCTGCGATGATCTATCTGGATGGCAAGCTGGACCAGAAGGCCAGTGGGCTGAGTCATGGCCAGAAGCAATGGCTGGAAATCGGCATGCTGCTGATACAGGACCCGGCGCTGTTGATGCTCGATGAACCGGTTGCAGGCATGACAATCAGTGAGCGGGTACGCACCGCGGAACTGCTGCAACGCATCATTCAGTCACGTTCGGTTCTGGTCATTGAACACGACATGGGCTTTGTCGAAAAGATTGCCCATCAGGTCACGGTTCTGCACCAGGGACGCATCATTTCCGATGGCTCCATGGAGCATGTGAAAAATGATCCTAAAGTTGTGGAGGTGTATCTTGGGCATTGA
- a CDS encoding aspartate aminotransferase family protein, giving the protein MISALMPTYNRADLAFERGEGAWLYTTDGRRFLDFAAGIATCSVGHANPQLVKAITEQAAKVMHVSNLFRVPQAERLAARLVENTFADSVFFCNSGAEANEGMVKAIRRAQAKSGHPERTRILCFEGAFHGRTLGMLSATGNPTYLDGFGERAPGFDHVPLNNMNAVRDAVTPETAGVMLEPIQGESGIKAADKRFLQELRAMCDEFGLFLGFDEVQTGVGRTGRLFAHEWSGVTPDVMSAAKGLGGGFPIGAILAREEVAKHLTPGSHGTTFGGNPLACAAANAVLDILLAPGFLEQVRERAAFLDRHLDTLIKDFPDIFSERRGMGLMIGLRCIPKVSDVLAAAQAAGLLAVSAGDNVLRLVPPLIISEQDCLEAVKCLRQAAATVRAAILETIS; this is encoded by the coding sequence ATGATTTCCGCCCTGATGCCGACCTACAACCGCGCTGACCTCGCCTTCGAGCGGGGCGAAGGCGCCTGGCTGTACACGACGGACGGGCGACGATTTCTTGATTTTGCGGCTGGCATTGCCACCTGCTCCGTCGGGCACGCCAACCCGCAACTGGTAAAAGCCATCACCGAGCAGGCCGCAAAGGTCATGCACGTGTCCAACCTGTTCCGTGTGCCGCAGGCTGAACGCCTCGCCGCCCGTCTGGTTGAAAACACGTTCGCCGACAGCGTGTTCTTCTGCAATTCCGGTGCGGAAGCCAATGAAGGCATGGTGAAGGCCATCCGCCGCGCGCAGGCGAAGAGCGGCCACCCGGAGCGGACCCGCATCCTGTGCTTTGAAGGCGCGTTCCATGGTCGCACGCTTGGCATGCTGTCCGCCACGGGTAACCCGACCTATCTTGACGGGTTCGGTGAGCGCGCTCCGGGCTTCGATCATGTGCCGCTTAACAACATGAACGCGGTCCGTGACGCCGTGACGCCGGAAACCGCTGGTGTGATGCTGGAACCCATTCAGGGTGAAAGCGGCATCAAGGCGGCGGACAAGCGCTTCCTTCAGGAACTCCGCGCCATGTGTGACGAGTTCGGCCTGTTCCTCGGTTTTGATGAAGTGCAGACCGGTGTGGGCCGTACCGGCAGACTGTTCGCCCATGAATGGTCGGGCGTCACCCCGGACGTCATGTCCGCAGCCAAGGGGCTGGGCGGCGGCTTCCCTATCGGCGCGATCCTTGCTCGTGAAGAGGTGGCGAAGCATCTGACGCCGGGCTCACATGGCACCACGTTCGGTGGCAACCCGCTGGCCTGTGCCGCTGCGAATGCCGTTCTGGATATTCTTCTGGCTCCCGGTTTTCTGGAGCAGGTGCGGGAGCGCGCCGCTTTTCTGGACAGGCATCTGGATACGTTGATCAAAGATTTCCCTGACATTTTCTCGGAACGTCGGGGCATGGGGCTGATGATCGGGCTTCGCTGCATCCCGAAAGTGTCCGATGTGCTTGCCGCCGCTCAGGCTGCCGGGCTTCTCGCCGTCTCCGCCGGAGACAATGTTCTGCGGCTCGTGCCGCCTCTCATCATCTCGGAACAGGATTGTCTTGAGGCCGTAAAGTGTCTCCGTCAGGCAGCCGCAACGGTCCGGGCCGCTATTCTGGAGACGATTTCGTGA
- the argF gene encoding ornithine carbamoyltransferase, whose protein sequence is MTTSAKAASPTHQPAGKAIRHFLDLRDLDKTTLRQIIDVAAGMKRMQHGRSRPLHPAKPLEGRTLGILLSKPSTRTRVSFEVGVRQLGGDAVVLSAGDTQLGRGESVQDTARVLSRFVDAIVLRTGRTAALHELARWSSVPVINGLTPASHPVQILADIMTFEEHKGPIAGRTLAWVGDGNNVAASLIEAAAQFDFTLRVATPKQLMPKAEVVAWARQQGAKLVLTNDPQEAVAGADCILTDTWVSMSDEAAAERITLLEPYRVDRALMKHAAKDALFMHCLPAHIGEEVTEDVFESPASVVFDEAENRLHAQKGLLVWALGGEDWTRFGEEAK, encoded by the coding sequence GTGACCACCTCTGCCAAGGCCGCTTCCCCGACGCATCAGCCTGCCGGGAAGGCGATCCGCCACTTTCTTGATCTGCGTGATCTGGACAAGACCACTCTCAGACAGATCATCGATGTCGCAGCCGGCATGAAGCGGATGCAGCATGGCAGGAGCCGCCCCTTGCATCCTGCGAAGCCGCTGGAAGGCCGGACGCTTGGCATTCTGCTGTCCAAGCCCTCCACCCGCACGCGCGTTTCCTTTGAAGTCGGCGTCCGCCAGCTGGGCGGCGACGCCGTTGTTCTTTCGGCTGGCGACACGCAGCTTGGTCGTGGGGAGTCAGTGCAGGATACGGCGCGGGTTCTCTCGCGTTTTGTGGACGCCATCGTGCTGCGCACGGGTCGCACCGCCGCCCTGCATGAACTTGCCCGCTGGAGCTCCGTGCCGGTCATCAACGGCCTGACGCCGGCCTCTCACCCGGTCCAGATCCTCGCGGACATCATGACGTTCGAGGAACACAAGGGGCCGATCGCAGGTCGCACGCTGGCGTGGGTGGGTGACGGCAACAATGTCGCTGCCTCCCTGATCGAAGCCGCTGCCCAGTTTGATTTCACCCTGCGCGTGGCTACGCCGAAACAGCTGATGCCGAAAGCGGAAGTTGTCGCCTGGGCGCGTCAGCAGGGTGCGAAGCTGGTTTTGACCAATGATCCTCAGGAAGCCGTGGCAGGTGCGGACTGCATTCTGACCGACACATGGGTCAGCATGTCTGATGAAGCTGCGGCCGAGCGCATCACGCTGCTGGAGCCTTACCGCGTTGATCGCGCCCTGATGAAACATGCGGCCAAAGATGCCCTGTTCATGCACTGCCTCCCGGCTCATATTGGTGAGGAAGTGACAGAGGACGTGTTCGAAAGTCCGGCTTCGGTGGTGTTCGATGAAGCTGAAAACAGGCTGCATGCCCAGAAAGGGTTGCTCGTCTGGGCGCTCGGAGGCGAGGACTGGACACGGTTTGGGGAGGAAGCGAAATGA
- a CDS encoding purine nucleoside permease: MWSVLSQAHAASLAKIPVRVVIVTTFELGNDTGDMPGEFQHWVEKLPLSEELPARGSYHEILRYNPDLHVLGIVTGEGPSHMASAMTGLVLDPRFDLRKAYFLLAGIGGINPNFGSVGSAVWAPRVINGGLAHMIDAREIPSDWPDGFAPVQGASPTLHPVPALHSQWGDMGYTLNPRLVNWAYTLTHSVTLPDAPSLQASRARYKGYPAAQKPPQVMVGDTLSSETFWVGAKMNGWAERWVKYWTDNQGQFATTAEEDIGLMQALSAQAKAGRVDINRVLILRAASNYDMPPPGESAAALLKEEADETGFSGFIPSLDAAWLVGSTVVRELALHWSSYENVTAGGD; this comes from the coding sequence ATGTGGAGTGTTCTGTCTCAGGCCCATGCCGCCAGTCTTGCGAAAATCCCTGTGCGGGTCGTGATTGTGACGACATTTGAACTCGGCAATGACACGGGGGACATGCCCGGAGAGTTCCAGCACTGGGTGGAGAAACTTCCGCTCAGTGAAGAACTGCCGGCGCGAGGCAGCTATCATGAAATCCTGCGCTATAACCCTGACCTGCACGTTCTGGGCATTGTGACGGGAGAGGGGCCATCGCACATGGCCTCGGCCATGACCGGGCTGGTGCTCGATCCGCGCTTCGATCTGCGAAAGGCCTATTTCCTGCTTGCCGGGATCGGCGGGATCAATCCGAATTTCGGGTCTGTCGGCTCGGCAGTCTGGGCGCCACGCGTCATCAATGGTGGCCTGGCCCACATGATCGACGCCCGTGAAATTCCTTCTGACTGGCCGGATGGTTTCGCGCCAGTGCAGGGCGCCAGTCCTACACTGCATCCGGTTCCCGCATTGCATTCCCAGTGGGGCGACATGGGCTATACGCTCAACCCCCGTCTGGTGAACTGGGCCTATACCCTGACGCACTCGGTTACCCTGCCGGATGCGCCCTCGCTTCAGGCCAGCCGAGCCCGTTACAAGGGCTATCCCGCTGCACAGAAACCGCCGCAGGTCATGGTGGGTGACACGCTTTCTTCCGAAACCTTCTGGGTTGGCGCGAAGATGAATGGCTGGGCGGAACGCTGGGTCAAATACTGGACCGATAATCAGGGGCAGTTCGCAACGACGGCGGAAGAGGATATCGGTCTGATGCAGGCGCTCTCCGCGCAGGCAAAAGCCGGACGGGTGGATATCAATCGCGTGCTGATCCTGCGCGCGGCGAGCAATTATGACATGCCACCGCCGGGTGAAAGCGCGGCAGCTCTTCTGAAAGAAGAAGCTGATGAAACCGGTTTTTCAGGGTTCATTCCCTCTCTGGATGCAGCGTGGCTGGTCGGCAGCACGGTTGTGCGCGAACTGGCGCTGCACTGGTCGAGTTATGAGAATGTCACGGCGGGTGGAGACTGA
- a CDS encoding YggT family protein, with protein MYDLWRLLLTVVKLYEAVIIIYCVFSMLYSFGVLDPRNRIVAQIGRFLGSVVEPVLTPLRNILPSFGNVDLSPLVVLLVLQYLVEPFMARQMMSSLMG; from the coding sequence GTGTATGATCTGTGGCGCCTGCTTCTGACGGTGGTAAAGCTCTATGAAGCGGTCATCATCATCTACTGTGTTTTCAGTATGCTGTATTCTTTCGGCGTGCTGGACCCGCGAAACCGGATTGTCGCGCAGATAGGACGGTTTCTCGGCTCTGTGGTGGAGCCGGTTCTGACCCCTCTGCGGAACATTCTTCCAAGCTTCGGGAATGTCGATCTCTCGCCGCTGGTCGTCCTGCTGGTGCTGCAATATCTCGTAGAGCCCTTCATGGCGCGCCAGATGATGAGCAGCCTGATGGGATAA
- a CDS encoding RuvC family protein, producing the protein MTIATIDPGNSGAIAILSDAGDLIEIFDMPTVAVTVAKKQRNIVSAPLLATMLRAHDPAEIWLEKVSTRPGEGAVGAFAFGRGVGVIEGVAAALGKPLSTVTPAVWKKATGCPADKGGARARAMQLFPTAADQFKRVKDDGRAEAALIGAYACRARK; encoded by the coding sequence ATGACCATTGCCACGATCGACCCCGGCAACAGCGGCGCAATCGCCATTCTGTCCGATGCGGGCGACCTGATTGAAATCTTCGACATGCCGACCGTGGCCGTCACAGTGGCGAAGAAGCAGCGCAACATCGTGTCTGCTCCGCTACTGGCGACAATGCTGAGGGCGCATGACCCGGCTGAGATATGGCTCGAGAAGGTATCGACCAGACCGGGCGAGGGTGCCGTCGGAGCGTTCGCGTTCGGTCGTGGTGTGGGTGTCATCGAGGGCGTGGCCGCTGCCCTTGGCAAGCCGCTTTCGACCGTGACGCCAGCCGTCTGGAAAAAGGCCACCGGATGTCCTGCCGACAAGGGCGGAGCGAGAGCCAGGGCAATGCAGCTTTTCCCGACAGCAGCCGACCAGTTCAAGCGCGTGAAAGACGATGGGCGAGCGGAGGCGGCGCTGATCGGAGCTTACGCATGTCGGGCTCGGAAATAG